A single window of Leptolyngbya ohadii IS1 DNA harbors:
- a CDS encoding ATP-binding protein, whose product MRQASSNCKCPPCLFXLSAXESLXFVKYQAHEKNIALNLHLQNTSSFVQVDERRIRQVLINLLSNAVKFTPDGGSVTLTVEGSPEAQWFQCSVADTGIGIAPADVEKLFQAFVQIDSSLSRRYEGTGLGLVLVKQIVELHGGRILVESQQGQGSCFTVLLPWENSLLYPSAAEEQIASSADRSKIAAGKKHPVQPTVLVAEDNPDNVVTLISYLQAKGFHILLARDGIEAVNMAKFHLPHLILMDIQMPHCNGLEAIDALRQNPNTSQIPIFALTALAMPGDRERCLTAGADEYLMKPVQLSHLVNLIQIRLGL is encoded by the coding sequence TTGAGGCAGGCAAGCTCGAACTGCAAATGTCCCCCGTGTTTATTCAANCTCTCTGCGANAGAAAGCCTTNCTTTTGTCAAATATCAGGCGCATGAGAAGAATATTGCGCTAAATCTTCATCTGCAAAATACTTCTTCCTTCGTTCAGGTCGATGAGCGTCGGATTCGCCAGGTTCTAATCAATCTTCTCAGCAATGCAGTAAAATTTACTCCCGACGGCGGCTCTGTAACGCTAACAGTGGAGGGTAGTCCAGAAGCCCAGTGGTTTCAGTGCAGCGTTGCCGATACCGGAATTGGTATTGCCCCCGCTGATGTCGAAAAGCTATTCCAGGCTTTCGTGCAAATTGATAGCAGCCTCTCTCGACGCTATGAGGGCACAGGACTTGGACTAGTTCTGGTTAAGCAAATCGTGGAGCTTCACGGCGGGCGCATTCTAGTCGAAAGTCAACAGGGGCAAGGAAGCTGTTTTACAGTTTTATTACCGTGGGAAAACTCTCTGCTGTATCCTTCCGCTGCTGAGGAGCAAATTGCAAGTTCTGCTGATCGCTCAAAAATAGCAGCTGGCAAAAAACATCCGGTTCAGCCGACTGTCCTCGTTGCTGAGGATAACCCCGACAATGTCGTCACCCTAATCAGCTATCTTCAGGCAAAAGGTTTCCATATCCTTCTGGCAAGAGACGGTATCGAAGCCGTAAACATGGCAAAATTCCATCTGCCGCACCTGATCCTAATGGATATTCAAATGCCACACTGTAATGGACTGGAAGCGATCGATGCCCTTCGCCAAAATCCTAATACTTCACAGATTCCCATCTTCGCCCTCACTGCCCTTGCTATGCCGGGCGATCGTGAACGCTGCCTTACAGCCGGGGCTGACGAATATCTCATGAAGCCCGTACAGCTCAGCCATCTGGTTAACCTCATTCAGATTCGGCTCGGACTCTAG
- a CDS encoding PAS domain-containing protein, with amino-acid sequence MNPSDECRIGSSSSRWFIPQAPQQSDSTLSALYETTIELAEIGYWEWNLDRDQVIWNAQVAHLMGLSDAVANLSYSEWRNCLHPDDQKQVNRAINSALADRSSYRVEYRVLYPDDRVQWVCEKGRWCYDAQTIRLIGVLQDITDRVRAEAQLQQQQDFLRAVIDTDPSLIFVKDIEGHYVLANRALANYYNTTVEELLGKRIEDVVDNPQIVAEFMAQNAWVIQNQQPMFVAEEEIVRGGKPEWYQWQKRPFFLADRNAYAALGIGVNITDAKQREAALQQAQSELQQLNQELEQRVQDRTQALEQSQFTLRQSEQQFRSIFENAPMGIMILDLQDQYRVVQCNRAQLKLLGYDESEEPQVQNLTLLDFTHPDDLEFDLQQMQALLNGECSSFQMEKRYICKQGEVLWCNVTITLIYDSEGDPKYSLGMVENITEKKAVQLQRQQAEEQLRRANEYLAITNLELARATRLKDEFLANMSHELRTPLNAIMGLSEVLQTEAFGEINDKQRQFLVTIQNSGSHLLELINDILDLAKIEAGKLELQMSPVFIQXLCXRKPXFCQISGA; translated from the coding sequence ATGAATCCCTCTGATGAATGCCGGATTGGAAGCTCATCTTCGCGCTGGTTCATACCCCAGGCTCCCCAACAGTCCGATAGCACTCTATCCGCACTCTACGAGACAACTATCGAACTCGCTGAAATTGGCTACTGGGAATGGAACCTCGATCGCGATCAAGTCATCTGGAATGCCCAGGTTGCCCATCTGATGGGTCTTTCTGATGCAGTTGCCAATTTGTCCTATAGCGAATGGCGCAATTGCCTTCATCCAGATGATCAGAAGCAGGTCAACCGTGCTATCAATAGTGCCCTTGCCGATCGCTCAAGCTATCGGGTGGAATATCGGGTACTCTATCCAGACGATCGGGTGCAGTGGGTCTGCGAGAAAGGTCGCTGGTGCTACGATGCCCAAACCATCCGGTTGATTGGCGTACTCCAGGATATTACCGATCGCGTTCGCGCCGAGGCACAGCTCCAGCAGCAGCAGGATTTTCTCCGCGCCGTCATTGATACCGATCCCAGCCTCATCTTCGTCAAAGATATTGAGGGACACTATGTGCTGGCAAATCGTGCCCTGGCAAACTATTACAACACTACTGTTGAAGAATTGCTGGGTAAAAGAATTGAAGATGTAGTTGACAATCCGCAGATTGTTGCAGAATTCATGGCGCAAAATGCCTGGGTTATTCAAAATCAGCAGCCTATGTTTGTTGCGGAAGAAGAAATTGTTCGGGGCGGCAAACCGGAATGGTACCAATGGCAAAAACGCCCCTTTTTTCTTGCCGATCGCAACGCCTATGCAGCACTGGGAATTGGCGTTAACATTACGGATGCCAAGCAGCGAGAAGCTGCACTACAGCAAGCACAGTCTGAGCTACAGCAGCTCAATCAGGAACTGGAACAGCGTGTCCAGGATCGAACTCAGGCTTTAGAGCAATCTCAGTTCACGCTCCGTCAAAGTGAACAGCAGTTTCGCAGCATTTTTGAGAATGCTCCTATGGGAATTATGATTCTCGACCTGCAAGACCAGTATCGGGTTGTGCAGTGTAATCGCGCCCAGTTAAAGCTGCTAGGCTACGACGAATCAGAAGAACCACAAGTACAAAATTTAACGCTGCTAGACTTTACCCATCCTGACGATCTAGAATTCGATCTCCAGCAGATGCAGGCTCTCCTGAACGGGGAATGCTCTAGTTTCCAAATGGAAAAGCGCTACATTTGCAAGCAAGGTGAAGTTCTCTGGTGCAATGTTACCATTACCCTGATCTATGACTCTGAAGGTGATCCCAAGTACAGCCTGGGAATGGTGGAGAACATCACCGAGAAGAAAGCAGTACAGTTGCAGCGACAGCAGGCAGAGGAACAGCTTCGCCGGGCAAACGAATATTTGGCAATTACCAATCTAGAACTTGCCCGCGCAACGCGTCTGAAAGACGAATTTCTTGCCAATATGAGTCATGAACTGCGGACACCGCTAAACGCCATCATGGGACTCTCTGAAGTGCTACAAACAGAAGCCTTTGGAGAAATTAATGACAAGCAGCGGCAATTTCTTGTCACCATTCAAAACAGCGGCAGTCACCTCCTTGAACTTATTAATGACATTCTTGATTTAGCAAAGATTGAGGCAGGCAAGCTCGAACTGCAAATGTCCCCCGTGTTTATTCAANCTCTCTGCGANAGAAAGCCTTNCTTTTGTCAAATATCAGGCGCATGA
- a CDS encoding thioredoxin family protein, whose translation MSLAVIKFSSEDCGLCHKMAFYDQKVATELGLEFIDVKMQDTATYRKYRKILLAQYPDKAEMGWPTYLICESPEADFKIVGEVKGAHPKGEFRTKLEEVLAQSELP comes from the coding sequence ATGAGTTTAGCAGTTATCAAGTTTTCCTCAGAAGATTGTGGACTTTGCCACAAGATGGCGTTCTACGACCAGAAAGTTGCGACAGAACTGGGTCTAGAGTTCATCGATGTCAAAATGCAGGACACCGCCACCTACCGTAAATATCGCAAGATCCTTCTTGCCCAGTATCCCGACAAAGCAGAAATGGGTTGGCCTACCTATCTAATCTGCGAATCCCCCGAAGCAGATTTCAAAATTGTTGGAGAAGTGAAAGGCGCCCATCCTAAGGGTGAATTCCGAACTAAGCTTGAGGAGGTGCTTGCACAGTCCGAGCTGCCCTGA
- a CDS encoding general stress protein: MAENYVAERTISGIFKNEQQVQQVLQQLVDQGVSREHISVLGRNFQSETRIAGFITKRDVILGGLRQGAIFGSLFGSLLGLLSGVGVLFIPFIGTVVAAXSDXRCTAGSCQWCLGWGSWSRTRFCAVNFGDARR; encoded by the coding sequence ATGGCTGAAAATTACGTTGCAGAACGCACAATTTCTGGAATTTTTAAGAACGAGCAGCAGGTACAGCAAGTGCTGCAACAGCTTGTCGATCAGGGCGTTTCCAGGGAACATATTTCAGTTTTGGGGCGCAATTTTCAGTCAGAGACGCGCATAGCTGGATTTATTACGAAGCGGGATGTAATTCTGGGCGGGCTGCGTCAGGGGGCTATCTTTGGTTCCCTGTTTGGTTCGCTGCTGGGACTGCTTTCCGGTGTTGGCGTTTTGTTTATTCCCTTTATTGGAACTGTGGTGGCGGCAGNGTCCGATNGGAGGTGTACTGCTGGGAGCTGCCAGTGGTGCCTTGGCTGGGGGAGCTGGAGCCGGACTCGCTTCTGCGCTGTCAACTTTGGGGATGCCAGAAGATAA
- a CDS encoding ChaB family protein → MPEDKAAVYQTRVQAGEFLVMAEVPADRVEAIQSLMQTTGGEELHVNDSPLPRSTAGRISNVDQLAPEVRSHLSLAAQQVYIDRYNTAFDETLDDGKAERAAWDTIHQQFDEDENGMWSKQRVTA, encoded by the coding sequence ATGCCAGAAGATAAGGCGGCAGTCTATCAAACCCGTGTGCAGGCAGGTGAGTTTTTGGTGATGGCAGAAGTACCTGCCGATCGCGTTGAAGCCATCCAATCCCTAATGCAAACTACAGGCGGCGAAGAACTCCACGTCAACGACTCTCCCCTACCGCGATCGACTGCCGGACGAATCAGCAACGTCGATCAGCTCGCGCCAGAAGTCCGTTCCCACCTGTCTCTCGCTGCTCAGCAGGTCTATATCGATCGCTACAACACGGCGTTTGACGAAACCCTGGACGATGGTAAAGCAGAGCGGGCTGCCTGGGATACGATTCATCAGCAGTTTGACGAGGATGAGAACGGTATGTGGTCGAAGCAGAGAGTTACGGCATAG
- the clpS gene encoding ATP-dependent Clp protease adapter ClpS, translated as MAISVAPYRMASSPTVTPERTSQTVRKPYPNFKVIVLNDDVNTFQHVADCLLKYIPGMTGDRAWDLTNQIHFEGQAIVWTGPQEQAELHHQQLSRAGLTMAPLEAA; from the coding sequence ATGGCAATTTCAGTAGCACCCTATCGCATGGCATCCTCGCCAACGGTGACTCCTGAACGGACGAGTCAGACCGTTCGCAAGCCCTACCCCAACTTTAAAGTGATCGTGCTGAACGACGATGTGAATACCTTCCAGCACGTTGCCGACTGTCTGCTGAAGTATATTCCGGGTATGACGGGCGATCGCGCCTGGGATCTGACCAACCAAATCCACTTCGAGGGTCAGGCGATCGTCTGGACGGGTCCGCAGGAACAGGCAGAACTGCATCACCAGCAGCTTAGCCGCGCCGGATTAACAATGGCTCCACTGGAAGCTGCATAA
- a CDS encoding DUF2103 domain-containing protein: MPESNGRLVWNHSTHLQGLIPVLERLTQQDGIGTVTPARLGTTRSNIPNLTLKVSVPIRGGYKLIARKGKTFQEVFVLTQLSQGELEEAVRRSLR; this comes from the coding sequence ATGCCAGAATCAAACGGTCGGCTCGTCTGGAACCACTCCACCCATTTGCAAGGACTCATTCCAGTTCTGGAACGGTTGACCCAGCAGGACGGCATTGGTACGGTGACCCCTGCTCGTCTTGGCACAACGCGATCGAATATCCCCAATCTCACCCTCAAGGTTTCCGTTCCGATTCGGGGCGGCTATAAGCTAATTGCTCGCAAAGGCAAAACGTTTCAGGAAGTCTTTGTGCTGACGCAGTTGAGCCAGGGGGAACTGGAGGAGGCGGTGAGGCGAAGTTTGAGGTAG
- a CDS encoding methylglyoxal synthase → MPATIALIAHDSRKDALIALLRDRFPVFSRYHLIATGGTGHRVQDTLGLXVQIXQSGXTGGDAQVAGEIAAGRVSAVIFLEDTLYXQRHEPGIDLIAKVCNIHNIPFATNVATAEAIIDALARTQVAHLIFNPVSGQGNSEQELQIIRDLLEPAMQLVVHETTVDTCAEELAQKAIAANADLVLASGGDGTVSAVAGALIGTKIPLGIIPRGTANAFAAALGIPTALNTIRGACQTILTGHRKVVDAAYCNGLPMILLAGIGLEAETVERADRAAKDRWGALAYLMAGWQQLDDQLLFDTEIEVDGQVEHFQAGAITIANAAPITSVLAQGIGQVVYDDGVLDVTIASASTKLEAIRTIARLLGSALIKPAESPNIVHMGAKKLRVTTNPPQKVVLDGEIIGTTPVEIECVPGGLTVLAP, encoded by the coding sequence ATGCCTGCCACCATTGCCCTCATTGCCCACGACAGCCGTAAAGATGCTCTGATTGCCCTGCTGCGCGATCGATTTCCTGTCTTCTCTCGCTACCATCTCATTGCCACGGGCGGAACCGGACATCGCGTTCAGGACACTCTTGGACTTNCCGTGCAAATTANGCAGTCAGGNNTCACAGGGGGAGACGCACAGGTTGCCGGAGAAATTGCTGCCGGACGGGTGAGTGCTGTGATTTTTCTCGAAGACACCCTCTATGNACAGCGCCATGAGCCAGGCATAGATCTAATTGCGAAGGTTTGCAATATCCATAACATCCCTTTTGCAACCAATGTAGCAACAGCTGAAGCGATTATCGATGCGCTGGCACGAACCCAGGTTGCTCATCTAATTTTCAATCCTGTTTCTGGACAGGGCAATTCCGAGCAAGAACTCCAGATCATCCGCGATTTGCTCGAACCCGCTATGCAGCTGGTGGTTCACGAAACAACAGTGGACACCTGCGCCGAAGAACTGGCACAAAAGGCGATCGCCGCCAATGCCGATCTCGTCCTGGCGTCCGGGGGAGATGGCACGGTTTCCGCCGTTGCCGGGGCACTAATTGGCACAAAAATTCCTTTAGGCATTATTCCTAGAGGTACTGCCAATGCTTTTGCCGCTGCCCTGGGCATCCCCACCGCCCTGAATACCATTCGCGGAGCTTGCCAGACTATTCTCACTGGACATCGCAAAGTGGTCGATGCGGCTTACTGTAATGGGCTGCCCATGATTCTCCTGGCGGGCATTGGACTGGAAGCCGAAACCGTCGAACGTGCCGATCGCGCCGCTAAGGATCGATGGGGGGCATTGGCTTACCTGATGGCGGGCTGGCAGCAGCTTGACGATCAGCTGTTGTTTGATACGGAAATTGAGGTCGATGGTCAGGTTGAGCATTTCCAGGCAGGCGCAATTACGATCGCCAACGCTGCCCCCATTACCTCTGTGCTCGCTCAGGGTATTGGACAGGTGGTTTATGACGACGGTGTCCTGGATGTAACGATCGCCAGCGCCAGCACCAAACTAGAAGCCATTCGCACGATCGCCCGTCTGCTTGGTTCCGCCCTCATCAAGCCTGCCGAGAGTCCCAATATTGTTCACATGGGCGCGAAGAAGCTGCGAGTCACGACCAATCCACCGCAAAAAGTCGTGCTGGACGGGGAGATTATTGGAACGACGCCCGTAGAGATTGAGTGTGTGCCGGGCGGATTGACGGTATTGGCTCCGTGA
- a CDS encoding aspartate aminotransferase family protein encodes MPFTANRQFKDAPRLFASAKDMHYTTVDGRQVLDGTAGLWCVNAGHCRSQIVEAVSKQVATLDFGPTFQMGHPGPFELADRLTKMTPGYDHVFFANSGSEAVDTALKIAIAYHRARGEGTRQRLIGRERGYHGVGFGGISVGGIGPNRKFFGSXXTGVDHLPHTHNLQHNAFSHGQPEWGAHLADELERIVALHDASNIAAVIVEPVAGSTGVLIPPKGYLERLRAICDKYGILLIFDEVITGFGRLGASFATEYFGVKPDLITVAKGITNGTVPMGAVFAREGIYDVFMDAPDNAIELFHGYTYSGHPLACAAGLATLDIYDQEGLFDRAREMSAYWESAVHSLKGQPHVIDIRNLGLVAGIELEPIAGKPSARAFECFLRCYEKGLLIRTTGDIIALSPPLIIEKHHIDQLVETLGEVLRELP; translated from the coding sequence ATGCCCTTTACCGCCAATCGTCAATTCAAGGATGCGCCGCGTCTGTTTGCCTCTGCCAAGGATATGCACTACACCACGGTAGATGGACGGCAGGTATTAGATGGCACGGCGGGACTCTGGTGTGTGAATGCGGGTCACTGTCGATCGCAAATTGTGGAAGCCGTCTCGAAGCAAGTTGCCACCCTCGATTTTGGTCCTACGTTCCAGATGGGGCATCCGGGTCCGTTTGAGCTTGCCGATCGCCTGACGAAGATGACTCCCGGCTACGATCACGTTTTCTTCGCGAATTCCGGCTCGGAGGCGGTGGATACTGCCCTTAAGATTGCGATCGCCTATCACCGGGCAAGGGGTGAAGGAACGCGACAGCGGTTAATCGGACGGGAACGTGGCTATCACGGCGTGGGATTTGGCGGCATCTCGGTGGGCGGCATTGGTCCCAACCGCAAGTTTTTTGGCAGTTTNCNGACGGGTGTGGATCACCTGCCCCATACGCACAACTTGCAGCATAACGCCTTCAGCCACGGACAGCCAGAATGGGGCGCGCACCTGGCAGACGAGCTAGAAAGAATTGTTGCCCTGCACGATGCCTCCAATATTGCGGCGGTGATTGTGGAACCTGTGGCAGGCTCAACGGGCGTCCTGATTCCGCCAAAGGGCTATTTGGAGCGGCTACGAGCAATCTGCGACAAGTACGGCATTCTGCTGATTTTCGATGAGGTNATCACCGGCTTCGGACGGCTAGGAGCCAGCTTTGCCACGGAATACTTTGGCGTGAAGCCCGACCTGATTACGGTTGCCAAAGGGATCACGAACGGCACCGTGCCGATGGGTGCAGTGTTTGCCCGTGAGGGGATCTACGATGTCTTTATGGACGCGCCGGACAACGCGATCGAGCTATTCCACGGCTATACCTATTCCGGGCATCCGCTTGCTTGTGCGGCAGGTCTGGCAACGCTGGATATTTATGACCAGGAAGGCTTGTTCGATCGCGCCCGCGAGATGTCGGCTTACTGGGAATCGGCGGTGCATTCGCTCAAAGGACAGCCCCATGTGATCGACATTCGGAATTTGGGACTGGTTGCCGGAATTGAACTGGAGCCGATCGCCGGAAAACCCTCTGCCCGTGCCTTTGAATGCTTCCTGCGCTGCTACGAGAAGGGTCTGCTGATTCGCACCACAGGCGATATTATTGCCCTCTCGCCGCCTCTGATTATCGAGAAGCACCATATCGATCAGCTNGTAGAAACGCTGGGCGAAGTGCTGCGAGAACTGCCTTAG